The genomic segment ACGGTCCGTATCTGCCAAATTGCGCGCCCCGATTTCCGTTCCCATATACCAGCCATTAAATGGCGCTGCTGTGTAAGAGATGCCGCCGATTTCCAGCTGCATATCTGCAATGAAAGGTACCGCATACCAACGCAGGCCCAGCTCCGCAAACGACTCCAGCTCCGGATGCGACAGTGGAATTTCCAGCGCCAGCCCTTCCGGAAGCTCGTACAGCTTCGGTTGTTTTCCCTGCTTCTGAATAACAAGCGGCAGCACATCGAATCTGGTTCCCGCACCTTTCCAGCCCAATGCCTCGCAAGCCTTCGTAAATGACAGAGAGGCAGGATCGCCAATGACACCGCCAGTTCCGTCCTCATAGCCCGCATAACGAACAAGCTGATGGTTCCACAGCCGGATTTGGTTCTTCTCCTGCTTCGCTGCAAAAATCGTAATCGCCGGCCGGACTTTGCCGCCATTCGTCGCATAGCGAATATGCGAAAATATCGCGTCTGCAATATCGTCTTCCTGCTGCAGCGAACGGGCGTCAAACACCTCCATTGTATGCCAAAAAAGACGGCCAATACAGCGATTGCTGTTGCGCCACGCCATTTTCGCCCCATGCTGGAGCTCTTCATATGTATGCTCATAAATACCTGTACGCTCTACTTCGGACCGGATTTCAGCAAGCCGAAGCACAACCTCCGCTTCACTTTTGCCAAGCTCTGCATAACAGGTAAAGATGAACTGCTCTGCTTCTCTATATAGCTGCTGCTCCACTTCGATCATGGTGTTCCCTACTCTCTTTATGCTTTGACATCGCTTCTTTTAAGATACCCCATTTTGCCTTCATTCGCTAGCTGATTGCTAGGAGATTAGACAATCGGTCCGACGTTTGTTCACGGCGTTGTCACTTATGCTGCATCCCGAATATGCAAAAAGCAAAGCTCCGTATGGCGTTGTCCGCCTCGGAGCTTTGCTTGGGAATACAGTTAGTTTTCGTTGGCTTCTTGATCATGGCTTTGGCGAGCCAACAGCAGAAACACGATAATAAGCACAAATGCGATCATGGACATCATCGGAATCGTCAGAAAGCCAAACCAGTTCAAATAATCAAAATTGCACGGGATGCCAGAGCGGCAAGGCACCAGCTCGCCCACCTTCGGAAACCAAATCTCGAAGTTATGGAAAATGGAAATCGCAAGCCCGATTATATTAATCGGCAGTAAGTATTTAATGATACTCCGGTCCCCGCGATATGTCGCAATACCTAAAATAATGACCTGCGGATACATGAATATACGCTGATACCAGCATAAATCGCAAGGCAGAAACCCTTTAATTTCACTAAAATACAAGCTTCCGCCCGTTGCGACTAACGTAATA from the Paenibacillus sp. BIHB 4019 genome contains:
- a CDS encoding disulfide oxidoreductase, whose protein sequence is MTTPPYESWLKRYALYFAWIITLVATGGSLYFSEIKGFLPCDLCWYQRIFMYPQVIILGIATYRGDRSIIKYLLPINIIGLAISIFHNFEIWFPKVGELVPCRSGIPCNFDYLNWFGFLTIPMMSMIAFVLIIVFLLLARQSHDQEANEN
- a CDS encoding nitric oxide synthase oxygenase, with product MEVEQQLYREAEQFIFTCYAELGKSEAEVVLRLAEIRSEVERTGIYEHTYEELQHGAKMAWRNSNRCIGRLFWHTMEVFDARSLQQEDDIADAIFSHIRYATNGGKVRPAITIFAAKQEKNQIRLWNHQLVRYAGYEDGTGGVIGDPASLSFTKACEALGWKGAGTRFDVLPLVIQKQGKQPKLYELPEGLALEIPLSHPELESFAELGLRWYAVPFIADMQLEIGGISYTAAPFNGWYMGTEIGARNLADTDRYNQLPAVARLMGLDMTTNTSLWKDRALVELNAAVIHSFKKHGASIVDHHTAAEQFTRFEKQEKEQGRAVTGRWSWLIPPMSPATTAVWHRSYDDTELKPAYLYQEKAYTSGGS